A genomic window from Quercus lobata isolate SW786 chromosome 10, ValleyOak3.0 Primary Assembly, whole genome shotgun sequence includes:
- the LOC115964908 gene encoding UPF0481 protein At3g47200-like translates to MMIVDDQNTQKEADIPGGNEKKNDELIIEIRKMVERPEIEPSKQCRIYKVPNPLRKGNEEAYTPQVVSIGPFHHKNERLKAMEEHKERYFRSFLQRSKKKLEDLVGVIRDMEESIRGCYEETIDLNSDRFVKMILLDAIFIIELFIRKILISQISDDPNVVDPRSTFLKVDLLLLENQLPFFVIEKLYDLAIPSPSDYGFRELSIDYFTYLNLQFIQTTPNVEIEHFTGLIRTLLLPPLEKLPKRDSELLTHLYSATKLHAAGVKFEAVTSTWYFDIKFEKGVLKFPKFEIEDKTEVISRNIMALEQTRYIENAYYTDYFMLLDFLINTTEDVNLLCDEKILDNILGDNDGVKSMINNLNKGVIGSRGTSVSPL, encoded by the exons ATGATGATAGTAGACG atcaaaatACTCAAAAGGAAGCAGACATTCCAggtggaaatgaaaaaaaaaatgatgagctGATAATTGAAATTAGAAAAATGGTCGAGAGGCCGGAGATTGAACCATCAAAACAATGCCGTATCTACAAGGTCCCGAACCCGCTCCGAAAAGGGAATGAAGAAGCCTACACTCCTCAGGTAGTTTCAATTGGCCCTTTTCACCACAAAAACGAAAGATTGAAAGCCATGGAAGAGCATAAAGAGAGATACTTCAGGAGTTTTTTGCAACGGAGTAAGAAAAAGTTGGAGGATTTAGTAGGCGTAATAAGGGACATGGAAGAAAGCATTCGCGGGTGCTATGAAGAAACTATTGACCTTAACAGTGATAGGTTCGTGAAAATGATACTGCTGGATGCCATCTTCATTATTGAGCTTTTCatcagaaaaattttaataagtcAGATAAGTGATGATCCTAATGTTGTGGATCCAAGGTCTACTTTTTTGAAGGTTGACTTACTATTACTTGAAAATCAGCTTCCATTTTTTGTTATTGAGAAACTATACGACCTTGCAATTCCATCTCCCTCTGATTACGGTTTTCGTGAGCTTTCTATTGACTACTTTACGTACCTCAATTTGCAGTTCATACAGACCACTCCCAATGTGGAAATAGAACACTTCACTGGTCTTATTAGAACCCTTCTGCTACCTCCACTCGAGAAGCTACCAAAAAGAGACAGTGAACTGCTTACACATTTGTACTCTGCAACAAAGCTCCATGCGGCAGGAGTAAAGTTCGAGGCTGTTACAAGTACATGGtattttgacataaaatttgaaaaaggaGTGTTGAAAttcccaaaatttgaaatagagGACAAGACGGAAGTAATTTCTCGAAACATTATGGCATTAGAGCAAACTCGCTATATAGAAAATGCATACTATACAGATTACTTTATGTTGTTGGATTTTCTCATCAATACTACCGAAGATGTGAATTTGCTTTGTGATGAAAAAATCTTGGATAATATTCTAGGTGACAACGATGGAGTAAAATCTATGATTAACAATCTTAACAAAGGTGTCATAGGGAGTAGG GGTACTAGCGTATCTCCACTctaa
- the LOC115964909 gene encoding UPF0481 protein At3g47200-like: MEEHKERYFRSFVKRSAINLEYLVGTIREMEESIRGCYEETIYNLDSDRFVKMILVDASFILELFFRFRSGRWTRDDPIFVQPRYNAVRLDLLLLENQLPFFVIEKLHHLAFPSLSDYVGLLELSFDYFGYYNIQSIQAHPNFEIEHFTDLLRTFQVPPPEKQPKRLHQMMKHLYSATQLHEAGVKFEVGTSKCDFDIKFEKGVLKIPSLELMDRTEVITRNIMALEQTRYLENAYFTDYFDFMDSLINAKEDVDLLCDKEILVNCLGDNNAATLMINNLNKGIAYAAVRYDYIELCKELNSFYENPWHKRKATLKREYFSTPWRTASTVAAIILLFLTFIQTIFPVIPAVKAK; this comes from the coding sequence ATGGAAGAGCATAAGGAGAGATACTTCAGGAGTTTCGTGAAACGAAGTGCGATAAACTTGGAGTATTTGGTAGGCACAATAAGGGAAATGGAAGAAAGCATTCGCGGGTGTTATGAAGAGACCATTTATAACCTTGATAGTGATAGGTTTGTGAAAATGATTTTGGTGGATGCGAGCTTCattcttgagcttttcttcagatTTCGTTCAGGAAGATGGACAAGAGATGATCCTATTTTTGTGCAACCAAGGTATAATGCTGTGAGGCTTGACTTGCTATTACTTGAAAATCAGCTTCCATTCTTTGTTATTGAGAAACTACACCACCTTGCATTTCCATCTCTCTCAGACTATGTTGGTTTACTTGAGCTTTCTTTTGACTATTTTGGGTACTACAACATTCAGTCCATACAGGCCCATCCCAATTTCGAAATAGAACACTTCACTGATCTTCTTAGAACCTTTCAGGTACCTCCACCCGAGAAGCAACCAAAAAGACTCCATCAAATGATGAAACATTTGTACTCCGCAACACAGCTCCATGAGGCAGGAGTAAAGTTCGAGGTTGGTACAAGTAAATGCGattttgacataaaatttgaaaaagggGTGTTGAAAATCCCAAGTTTAGAATTAATGGATCGAACGGAAGTTATTACTCGAAACATTATGGCATTAGAGCAAACTCGCTATTTAGAAAATGCATACTTTACAGATTACTTTGACTTCATGGATTCACTTATCAATGCTAAAGAAGATGTGGATTTACTTTGTGATAAAGAAATCTTGGTTAATTGTCTAGGCGACAACAATGCAGCAACCCTTATGATTAACAATCTTAACAAGGGAATCGCATATGCAGCAGTGAGATATGATTACATTGAACTCTGTAAAGAATTGAATAGTTTCTATGAGAATCCTTGGCACAAAAGGAAGGCAACATTAAAACGTGAATATTTTAGCACCCCTTGGAGAACTGCTTCAACAGTCGCTGCTATTATTCTTCTGTTCCTCACTTTTATACAAACAATATTTCCTGTCATCCCAGCAGTAAAGGCTAAATAA